The DNA sequence ACGTCCTGATAGAATTGGTTCCGAGCTGTGGTTACATGCTACAACCTTCATAGCCTCGTACAAATTTCTTCTTATGCTGTAATTTTATGATACATGAGCTGAATGCTGAGTGAGATAGTAGTCTTCTAAGTAAGAAACATCAGTACACACTGCAATCCATGGAGGAAGGTACAAGATATTTGCATTCTGAAAGGCAAAACCATCAATGGTTGGCAGTGCTAATCCTTTCTTCAGTTCCAAGTTAAGGTACGGTATGACAACGGTTTTCAGAGCCGTTGATATTAATGACTGCAAACATTCACAAAAGATGAAGTGTTAAGAAAAAGATTCATGAATGCGTGGATATATGCAAAGATTGTGATTTAAAAGTCATATCGTTGAGAATAGAAATTAGAGTCATCTTTCTAAAACATATGAGATTATGTTAATATGCACTAAACTATGTTCACATTAGTTCCCGAAAGATTATGACGTTGACAATTTAGTccataaaagaaagaaatttttGGTCTCTCAAAGATGAACAATAATTGACAAATATCCCAAAATCTAAGCAGTAGAAGGGGAATTTTGTAAAATATTCATATTTGGAAGCCAAAAGTGGAATTCTTTTTCTTGAGAGCTAAACTGTCAATGTCATAAACTTTTGGGGGTTAAATCAGCAGTTTACTCtataaaataacaaatcaaaagaacaataaaatgaaATGATAAGAGCATAAAGCCATAAACTATGCTGAAATGTCCTTACAATGATTGTTTCAACTAGCAGAGAGGATATAGTAGAGAATTTAACGGAACAATTTAATACTTAACGAATTTTAATCACTTAATCAGTCCCTAACATTTTATTTTGTTAGACATATTAATCCTCAATCAAATTTTGGTAAAAGGATACACAAATCAGTTCCtgttattatttaataaagaCGTAAcagtttctaaaaatttttaaaattttcatatcAAGTCTTCTATATAGACGAACAATCTGATATGGGGACTGGTTTgtctaacaaaataaaagtttggagattgatttggtaattaaaatttgttgaagACTAAAGTATCTGACTAAAAATTtctttaaggactaatttgagGTATTACTCTAATAAATTTTCAGTAATCAAATGCATTTGGTTTCATTATCTACACAGTTTATGTTACCATAAATCAAGAGTGTACACAGACAACCACGTTTTACTAACGTTGGAGTTTGGAGTAGCTCCTACTTCAATGTTTAAACTCTTATTTTTCATTGTTAGATCCTATTTATTGTCCAATAAACACCCGTTTTTAAATGTTCAAATTACATTACTCTGTTGTAGAACAATGTAAATAACTAAAacagaaaaactaactaaaaatcaAAGTATTTGGTTCAGCTTCTAAATAATAAATAGCTGAAATCTTACCCAATGATTACATCTATTTTCATTTACCTGAATCAGACTTATGTGCAATTTTCCTATTTTGCTCCATTTCAGGTATGCAGAAAACTCTTCCAATTTGAGCCTACCATTGATTTTGTTTCGTATAATGTCCACAGAACACGAAGCACTAATATCCTGCGGCATAACCAAGAATAAATGCATGTGTTAGAATAATGATCATGGCCACCAGTCATATCTGATCAATAGGATCCAAGCATGCAAAGAGCAAGATATATCTAACTTCAAAATAGGTTAAGATAATAATCTAGGAATCCTAATGTTTCACAGaaatttcaattaggtccttatatcTTTGAAGTTTATGAATCACTATAAACAGTCACTTAGAGATTTTGGAGCACTAAATTAACTTCACAGATTAAaagaagtttaaaaattaaattcccTATATTTTGTACAAAAAAAGTTAATTCAAGTTCCTACAGTTTCAACATTTCTAATTAAGTCCTATTCCATAGATCCCTTCGATTTGAAAATTTTGTGAGCAAATACATGTATGGCTGCTTTATGCACAAAATTTCAACACAAGAGAAGGCGATTTATCGTTTAGTATAGGGTTTTTATCACAAATTTTTTAACTAGAGAAACCTAGTTCAAATATGTTTGTGCACTATAAGAACTAAATTAGAAATGTTCAAAGTTCAAACTATAAGAATAAGAGTGAAAATTTTGATATAAGGAATTCATTGCAAACTTCAAAACCACTTGAAAATTAAGCAAAATTATAGGGATTTTGGATCATACGTCGATAAGAACAAAATGTGGCTATTGCAATGACAATATTAAGATGAAATTGTGAAAAGTCTGAATTTCAGATAGCTTAATcagaaagttgaaaagaatactTCAAGAATACTATGTGCACTTTTTCCATCAAACTTACCACTGAGATGCAGGCAACAGGTATGACTTCACCAGCTTCAAGAACATCAATCGTTATGTCTACTAAAACAGATGCACGAATATCTTGGTAATCCACTAGTATCACTGGTGCAGAAGATGCAGATATATTAAGCTGCATGTCGTCGTTCGGATACTTTTTGTATAGTTGAGGAACTATGAATCTCCATTCAGCAGTGTTCAAAATGGCCTGATTAGGTAGTTCATCAATAATCATTTGCATACTACCTTCCTGAAACCAAAAAAAAGAAGGGCAATTATCAGCCTacaaaacaatataaagaatCAAAACACATTTCATATtatagagaaagagaaaaagctttTATTTTGTATCATTTAGTTTGTGAAAAATGCTATTTAGACACCAAAAACCAACCACCATATATTTGTGTACAAATACATTtagttttcaatgtatatttaactattttgtatttcaatatatattttatacagatGACTAGTTTTTTATGTACATGTAGCATGGTTGTTATTTTATACTAGCAATTACATTTAAAATGTAAAAAACTAGAAGACATCAGGGATTTGCAAAAACAGTGTTAAATCATGAATGGTATGGAGTATAATCTTTCTCTTGCTCTAAGAGAATCTAAGAATTTCTCTGCTCTATAATACAATGTAAAAGAAATTATATAGCTAACTCCACCATATTAATGgtcattttgatttttttcgcaCGTTTATGAATTAGTGAATTGGAATACTGTTTGCATCCAAATTTATAGATTTATGAATgcatcaagaaattcaaaacaaCCATCAACATTGAATGAACGGAGTTCAATGTTTCTTGGCCAACAAAAATGCTTGCAAGTGCCAAATGTCAAAGTTAATTGAAGGATCTTGTGAGCAATCTAAGTTCTTTTCATCTCAGATAATAATCCTGCTGTTCCAAATCcagtgataattaaaaattatcagaGCACCTAACCAAAGGTTTCTAATGCAAACATGGAAAGAGAACCCTTTATTTCACCaactaaatttatatatatttttgggaTTCATATAAAATcagacacacaatctctatcttctGCAGTCTCCAATGTCTGATTCGTCATGGCTTTAACAGAAACTGGCTTATTTATATTGACCAATCTTAGCTTTAGATCATATGTAACAGGTTATATTAATAATAAGATAACATAAATCATACATACAAAGAAaccaaattgaaaaataaataaaaaagaaaagaagtgtgaTTGGACTAAAgcctataaataaaaaaagtcaagATTTAAACAACTTACCCTGAAGTAAACTAGAGAAGCAGATCTGAACACATTTTCATGGATTGAAACCTTTATCATCTTTGGTAAACCACCACATGCAGAAGAAACCTGTAATCTTTTTCGGTAACGTTGAGGTACTAAAACGACATTTCTCTCTGTGAATAAGCCGTTAATCGCAATTGCAATTGAAGTACTACTCAGGACAGGATTGCCAACGAAAGAAACATTTAGCTCTGCAAAGTTGTCCACAGAGATTTGCTTTGGAAGAGACTGCAATAAAGTGTCAAGCTTCCCTATGCCTTCACTTACTTTATCTGAAATTCCATCTTCAACTGCAGATGCTATGTTCCCTTGAAAAGCATCCACTAAGCTGAAACAAACACATAAAGAGGTTAACGACATAAATCTTCCTAAATGTATATGCGCGCATAATGTGAAGAAATTCTTGCATGCGCCTAGAGGTTGGAGCACATTTAATGTGTGTTCCAGGAACATTCATAACCATTCATTcttgattttttatatatatataaaatttacattATACATTAAAATGTATTGTTGTGAATAATCTTGAAACACGGATAAAATGTGCTACGATTATGCAAGAATTTCTCCCTAACAAAAGCTAGGTTCATAAATatcatgaaaagaaaattatGTTAACAGAAAGATAGGGATCATTCACTTTAGATATCTTTATGTCTCCAAAAACCAATGCAAACACCAAATTGAACAAGTAATTCTATGTTCCAAGAAGCAAAATTAATGCTCTAAGAAAGAACATTTGAATAGTATCCATTTATCAAGAGAATGGCTTAAGAAGATTGCTTACACTTGGTACAGCCAAGATGCTCCACCTTCCAACTTTATAGACAAATCTCCAACATAACATCCATAATCTAAGAGAATCAACTTAAGAGTTCCTTCTTCATTCCTTAAATCTACTGTAAGCCCCACTTGCATACCTTTAACCTTCCAAATATAGCACAACACAACTTAGTGTGAGTGAGCTAAAATTCTCACAGGTTTTTCACTGTCAAATATTgacacaaaataacaaaaatacaCTAATGTTATTGTTCACCTAGACTAGGAAGCAATTATAGTGATAGATCATCCTTAAGCTATAGAATTCAACTTAGCTGCTGGAAATGAATTCAGGAATTTTATTTATGCTAATTTGTAACAAGTCTCATGAACTAGACAGCTATGGTGTAAAATCCCATTCTAACCTTCTTTATAGATACCCCAACACAACCAATTCTAACcaagttttaatcaaaataatcaacttaAGGTACACAGTTGTTATTTGTTTCAAGGACAAACCTTTTGAAACCAAGCATAACAAAACCGAGTGAACCACAATTCACAGAAGTTGTGTTTGGCAAGTGTCTTGtaatgaaaaagaaggaaaaagatcctTTAAACTGATGAGAGTGGTAAAGTAATAAAGTGAGAGGTTAATTACGATTGAATTTGTAACTTCTATCATGATCCCACTATCTTAACTGAAGACTAATTAGACATTTATTTTCTCACTATACCAACTTCCTCACTTTAGATGAGCTTGATCCGAAAAAGAATATAGGCAACGACGATAGCGACAACTAAAAAGATGTGTCTATGTCCTTGTCCCTAGTTTTTGAGGTACTAGTTGGTAACTGAGACAAGATACAAATACAGAATCAAAGAGACACAAATATGTGTTTGGGACTAAAACTAGAGACATGAATACAAAAACTACCCTGTCTCAAAACACAGTTTCTGTCTCATTCTGTCTTTGTATTTGTCTCAAAACAACTATCCTTCAAACAGGTTTACATCCTTCAatgttttgatatttttttatctcGAGACAGTTACTAAACAGAGCCTAAACTACCCAATTGCAACAATAGAAAAGAACATAAAAGCATGGTACAAACAATAAACTATAAACATATGTAACATTTCTAGCATTATACCTTCACAGTTGCATTCCCACTATCCGAAATCCCAATTGGGATTAACCAACTGCTACATGAATACCTCCACTTCATAGCCAAATCCGCAGTGGCACCAGAAACAACTAGAAAGATTCCACTCTGTCCACTCACAACAGAAGATGAATTTACTTGAATATCCTTGATCGTGATCTCAGAAAGAATCACTTTAGCATTTCCAATGAAAGGGACTTGAACAGATTTCTCAATCTCTGGCAGCTGAAGCTGAACAATGGAGGCAATACCTTGTTCTATTAGTATATCCTTTGCAAAATCAAGACCCTTGTCAGATATAACTCCAGAGATGAAACCCTCTTTAGTTTGTTGAACATAAGAACTTGTTGGAACTAATAGAAGGGATACAAGCACCAAAAGAATAAAGGGTGCCATGAATTTTTCTCCTGAGAGTGTCTTTTAACACATTGAACTTCGAAACAGAAGCAGCTGCTTATTACAAAGTGTGTAAAAGAATGGATTTTGTGATGTTTATGGAGTTAAAGATGAAAAATTTGAGACCCCCATGTGGTGAAAAATTGGTTATATCTGTTATTGGCGGTGAGCTTGTGAAAGGAATGAACATAAGAGGGAAAATGATGAAGAAGTAGGAGGCAACGTTATTTTATCATTGACCAAATTGAAATACGCAACTTGTGTGGTTCAAAAGTATATTCCTCACATTGAAAACGCATCGTTTATCTCAAGATTCATATTCCACTCATTTCCGTTTATTCTGGTATTTGATATTTGGATGGTTATTCTGAATAATATagatgtattatatttaaaaaattagtaatattttaatttatattgggttagataaataatttattgtatatattgtacaAAAATTTTATTAGCTCTCTAACGGAATTCTTTTATTAAACTACTAAAATGCATCTGAATTATTTTTTGTTccagtaaaaatatttttgaattttgttattcttatataaaaacataataaaaatactcTATA is a window from the Arachis hypogaea cultivar Tifrunner chromosome 1, arahy.Tifrunner.gnm2.J5K5, whole genome shotgun sequence genome containing:
- the LOC112790363 gene encoding putative BPI/LBP family protein At1g04970, which gives rise to MAPFILLVLVSLLLVPTSSYVQQTKEGFISGVISDKGLDFAKDILIEQGIASIVQLQLPEIEKSVQVPFIGNAKVILSEITIKDIQVNSSSVVSGQSGIFLVVSGATADLAMKWRYSCSSWLIPIGISDSGNATVKVKGMQVGLTVDLRNEEGTLKLILLDYGCYVGDLSIKLEGGASWLYQVLVDAFQGNIASAVEDGISDKVSEGIGKLDTLLQSLPKQISVDNFAELNVSFVGNPVLSSTSIAIAINGLFTERNVVLVPQRYRKRLQVSSACGGLPKMIKVSIHENVFRSASLVYFREGSMQMIIDELPNQAILNTAEWRFIVPQLYKKYPNDDMQLNISASSAPVILVDYQDIRASVLVDITIDVLEAGEVIPVACISVDISASCSVDIIRNKINGRLKLEEFSAYLKWSKIGKLHISLIQSLISTALKTVVIPYLNLELKKGLALPTIDGFAFQNANILYLPPWIAVCTDVSYLEDYYLTQHSAHVS